Proteins encoded within one genomic window of Turneriella parva DSM 21527:
- the bcp gene encoding thioredoxin-dependent thiol peroxidase, whose product MLAAGKKVPASLTGILVGEGEPKKIKLAELWQKKPLILYFYPKDSTPGCTTEAQCFRDNSAALKKAGYTVVGCSRDNEKAHKKFIDAQELNFPLLFDDTGKITEGFGVWAEKSMYGRKYMGILRATFVIDTTGKITHVFDKVSVKTHALDILQAVNA is encoded by the coding sequence ATGCTCGCAGCCGGCAAAAAAGTACCTGCCTCGCTGACCGGAATTCTGGTCGGCGAGGGTGAGCCCAAAAAAATCAAGCTCGCTGAACTTTGGCAGAAAAAGCCTCTGATTCTTTATTTCTACCCAAAAGACAGCACACCGGGTTGCACGACCGAAGCGCAATGCTTTCGTGACAACAGCGCGGCTCTCAAGAAGGCCGGCTACACCGTCGTGGGCTGCTCCAGAGATAATGAAAAGGCGCATAAAAAATTCATCGATGCGCAAGAACTGAACTTTCCCTTGCTGTTTGACGACACCGGCAAAATCACTGAAGGTTTTGGCGTTTGGGCTGAAAAATCAATGTATGGCCGCAAATACATGGGAATCTTGCGCGCCACGTTTGTCATCGACACAACCGGAAAAATCACGCATGTCTTCGACAAAGTTTCTGTCAAGACACATGCGCTCGACATTCTGCAGGCCGTAAACGCCTAA
- a CDS encoding cytochrome-c peroxidase, with protein MKKYLIYFIAAVAALQCGPKVDYAELRTRAKSAFGTLPAKMPGSEKDTPELIALGKMLYNDRRLSINDTQSCASCHILEGKKGGVDNTKFSPGAKGSLGGRNAPTTLNAGFHFVQFWDGRAANLTEQAKGPVLNPVEMGMPSEKAVVDKISQVAEYKEAFPKAFPGSKNAITYQNIAEAIAAFERTLITRDRFDDFINGDDKAMTKEELLGMQTFMNQGCTTCHIGQLLGGNSYRKMGQARPYETKDLGRFDVTKKEEDKFMFKVPSLRNVALTEPYFHDGSAATLSEAVAKMAYHQLGKELGEKDVASIVTFLKALTDKQRQ; from the coding sequence ATGAAAAAATACTTAATATACTTTATTGCAGCCGTGGCTGCCCTGCAATGCGGGCCCAAGGTTGACTACGCTGAATTGCGCACGCGGGCAAAATCGGCGTTCGGTACGCTGCCGGCAAAAATGCCTGGCTCTGAAAAAGACACCCCAGAACTCATTGCTCTGGGCAAAATGCTCTATAATGACCGTCGGCTGTCAATCAATGATACCCAGTCGTGCGCGAGTTGCCACATTCTCGAGGGCAAGAAGGGCGGGGTAGATAACACCAAATTCAGCCCCGGCGCGAAGGGCTCGCTCGGCGGCCGCAATGCGCCAACGACCCTTAATGCTGGCTTTCACTTTGTTCAATTCTGGGATGGCCGCGCAGCGAACCTCACTGAACAGGCGAAAGGCCCGGTATTGAACCCGGTTGAAATGGGCATGCCGAGCGAAAAGGCCGTGGTCGATAAGATTTCGCAGGTCGCCGAATATAAAGAGGCTTTCCCCAAGGCTTTTCCGGGTTCAAAGAATGCGATTACTTACCAGAACATCGCCGAAGCGATTGCAGCGTTTGAGCGCACTTTGATCACGCGTGACCGCTTCGATGACTTCATTAACGGCGACGATAAGGCGATGACCAAAGAAGAACTATTGGGAATGCAGACTTTCATGAACCAGGGTTGCACCACTTGCCATATCGGTCAATTGCTCGGCGGCAACAGCTACAGAAAAATGGGCCAGGCTCGCCCATATGAAACAAAAGATCTTGGCCGCTTCGATGTCACCAAGAAAGAAGAAGACAAGTTTATGTTCAAGGTGCCGTCGCTGCGTAACGTTGCGCTGACCGAACCCTATTTCCATGATGGTTCTGCCGCCACGCTTTCTGAGGCCGTGGCAAAAATGGCCTACCACCAGCTCGGCAAAGAACTGGGCGAAAAAGATGTTGCTTCAATCGTGACATTTCTCAAGGCTCTGACAGACAAACAGCGACAGTAG